The DNA window GAGACCCCCACACATCCTCGGCTGTCTCCGCGAAGTTCACGAGCTTGCGGTCGTGCTCGCTCACCATGCCATGCTCGAGCAGGGCATCGAACTTGATGACCGATTGCCAATAGGCCTTGTCGAAGAGGACGATCGGCAGGGGTGGGGCTTTGCCGGTCTGGCGAAGGGTCAGCATCTCAAACAATTCGTCCAAGGTGCCGAAGCCACCTGGAAAAACCACGAGGGCATTGGCCCGCATGGCCAGGTGCATCTTGCGCATGGCGAAGTAGTGAAAGCGGAATGTAAGATCCGGAGTCGAGTAGGAATTCGGCTCCTGCTCATGCGGCAGCGTGATGTTGAATCCGATGGAGGGCGCGCCGACGTCGAAGGCTCCCCGGTTCGCCGCCTCCATGATACCCGGGCCGCCGCCGGTCGCAATCACGTTGTCCCGGGTGCCGCTGGTGACCGTCATGGCGCCGCCCCGCTCGGACGCAATGGCCCCGAAGGCGCGGGCCTGCTCGTACCAGAACGGATGCTTTCCGGGACCGTTCTCGTGAACGCGGGCGCTGCCGAAGACGACGATGGTCGATCGCACACCCCAGGTCCGCAGGCTCTCCTCGGCCTTGGCATATTCCAGCATGAACCGGACGCCCC is part of the Microvirga terrae genome and encodes:
- a CDS encoding TIGR00730 family Rossman fold protein — protein: MADSEPSNAASLNSPSYRLAAMDQDFLLGDSMRGVRFMLEYAKAEESLRTWGVRSTIVVFGSARVHENGPGKHPFWYEQARAFGAIASERGGAMTVTSGTRDNVIATGGGPGIMEAANRGAFDVGAPSIGFNITLPHEQEPNSYSTPDLTFRFHYFAMRKMHLAMRANALVVFPGGFGTLDELFEMLTLRQTGKAPPLPIVLFDKAYWQSVIKFDALLEHGMVSEHDRKLVNFAETAEDVWGSLIANGLVVQTLERDAEPDF